The segment CGAGTCCGACGACGCTAGCGTAACGGTTTCCAGCCCTACCCCCATCCCCGTGGCCAAGCCGCGTAAGAAGATCAAAGTCGAGAAGGACGAAAACCAACTAGGGCTGTTTTAGCGTAGCGCGTTCCGCATCTCCCTCGTAGGGCTGCCGCTCGCGGCACGCCGCAGAACCCGAATCACCTCGAAAAAAAATCTCCAGCCCGCGTATGGACTGGAGACTGAACTGAAAGCTATTTCAGCAGCTGCCTGAGGTAGGTGGCGTAGCTGGTCTTGCCCAGGAACTCGATGCGCTCTTCGAGCTGCTCGCGGGTCAGCCAGCCCTTCTCGTAGCCGATGCCCTCCAGACAGGCCATCTTGAGCCCCTGGCGCTCCTCGATCACCTGCACGAACTGGCCGGCCTCCATCAGGTTCTTGTGCGTGCCCGTGTCCAGCCAGGCCGTGCCGCGGCCCAAAAGCTCCACGTTCAAGGCGCCCTTCTCCAGGTAGATGCGGTTGAGGTCGGTGATCTCAAGCTCGCCGCGCGCCGAGGGCTTCACCTGCTTGGCGTACTCCACCACCTTCTCGTCGTAGAAGTAGAGGCCCGGCACCGCGTAGTTGGACTTGGGCTGGGCCGGCTTCTCCTCAATGGAGAGCACCTTGCCGTCCGGGGCGAACTCCACCACGCCGTAGGCGGTCGGGTTGGCCACGTTGTATCCGAAGATGGTGGACCCGTCGGTTCGGGCGTCGGCGTTTCTGAGGGTGCGCACCAGCTCGTGGCCGAAGAAGAGGTTGTCGCCCAGGACCAGGGCGGCCGGGGCGCCGTCGAGGAACTCCTCGCCGATCAGGAAGGCCTGGGCCAGCCCGTCGGGGCTGGGCTGCACCTCGTAGCTGAAGTTGACCCCGAAGGCGGAGCCGTCGCCGAGCAGGCGCTCGAAAAGCGGCGTGTCCTGGGGCGTGGAGATGATCAGGATGTCCTTTATGCCCGCCAGCATCAGCAGCGAGACCGGATAGTAGATCATCGGCTTGTCGTAGATCGGCATCAGCTGCTTGGACACGGCGATGGTGCACGGATAGAGGCGGGTTCCCGAACCGCCCGCGAGGACGATCCCTTTTCTTGGCTTGGTGGACATAGTGTTAGGAGGAAATTTGGTTGAGGAGTTTTAACCGCGAAGGTCGCTACAGCCTTTTGAAGCGTGGATGAGGGATG is part of the Pelagicoccus enzymogenes genome and harbors:
- the rfbA gene encoding glucose-1-phosphate thymidylyltransferase RfbA; translated protein: MSTKPRKGIVLAGGSGTRLYPCTIAVSKQLMPIYDKPMIYYPVSLLMLAGIKDILIISTPQDTPLFERLLGDGSAFGVNFSYEVQPSPDGLAQAFLIGEEFLDGAPAALVLGDNLFFGHELVRTLRNADARTDGSTIFGYNVANPTAYGVVEFAPDGKVLSIEEKPAQPKSNYAVPGLYFYDEKVVEYAKQVKPSARGELEITDLNRIYLEKGALNVELLGRGTAWLDTGTHKNLMEAGQFVQVIEERQGLKMACLEGIGYEKGWLTREQLEERIEFLGKTSYATYLRQLLK